The Astyanax mexicanus isolate ESR-SI-001 chromosome 21, AstMex3_surface, whole genome shotgun sequence genome contains the following window.
tagtattactaCCAGTCCAGCAAGAGGTTCTACATGCAGATTTACAGCACATTTGTACTTTATTGTTGTTCCCGCACGTTCAATTATATAGACCTCCGCTGACGATAGCTTCTTactcgccagtgtcttattcagatctccgttccaccttaaacctcATACACAATACACATGACTGTCAAAATCCTGAAGAAGGACAAATATTACTGTTGATTTTTCTCACAATGATCCTGTGAACAcagcatgtaatataatattaagtaattaatattaataattaatggtgAAATAGCACTTTTTGCCTAATTCCAAGACCATTATCTCTTCAGTCTTAAATCGTCTCACAAAAATGACTATCACACCTAATACCCAATACCTCAGACTGACAAAATCCTGAAGGAGGACATATTTTGTCACACATGATGCGAACTTGGTTGGAACTAAAATAATCATTCTGTGTACAAGAAAGGTCACTCACCTGTATTTACTGAGGAGGCTAAAGTTTGGTGTGTGATTTCTTTAGATATCCAAAAATCTGTTGGAGCAAGCATCATCTCTTTTGGTACAGACAAATTAATAAACAGGATTAAACATTATAGGAAAGAGAACAAGCAGTTATTCAGTCAACAGCCTGATATCAAACAATcacacattgtaaaaaaaatctttgggTTTTACAGTTTGACACTAAATTAATGTATGCTTTCAAATTTAGAAAATAACGCTAAACTATCTtaacatataattatatatagtatGATGGGTAAATTCACTCTGAACTTCTGAAGTGAATTTCTTATTCTGTAGAAATGTAAAAGTctattaacattaatataataatgagaTAAAAAGACATTTAAGGTGTGCAACTGAATCACATCATAATTTAGAAGCCAAAGGTGACAACATGAAATCTTAATGAGGAGAATGAGTAGACTGTCTAAAGTACTGTTTGTAATATTTGTCCTTCTTCAGGATATTGAAAGTGTGGGGTATCGGGTATTAGGTCTCATAGTCATGTTTGTGAGACGATTTAAGACTGAAGAGATAATGGTCTTAGAATTAGGGGAAAAGTGCAATTTGCCTATTCACTCTATTATATTACATGTTATGTTCACATGGTCATTATGGAAGATTCCACAGTAATATTTGTCCTTTAGGATTTTGACAGTGTGGGGTATTGGGTCTAATAGTCATTTTTGTGAGATGATTTAAGACTGAAGAGATAATGGTCTTAGAATTACGCGGAAAGTGCTATTTCACcatgcattatattatattacatgcttTGTTCACAGGGCATTAcggaaaaaacattaatatttgttcttctttAGGATTTTGACAGTGTGGGGTACTGGGTTTTAGGTCTGATTATTTCACCGTtcattatattatgttacatgCTATGTTCACTGGGTCATTATGGAAAAAAATCCACAGTAATATTtgttcttcttcaggattttgacAGTGTGGTGTACTAGGTATTAGGTCTCATAGTCATGTTTGTGAGACGATTTAAGACTGAAGAGATAATGGTCTTAGAATTAGGTGAAAAGTGCAATTTGCCTATTCACTCTATTATATTACATGCTTTGTTCACTGGGTCATTAcggaaaaaaacagtaatattttttcttcttcaggattttgacAGTGTGGGGTACTGGATATTAGGTctaatagtgattttttttagacGTTTTAAGACTGAAGAGATAATGATATTGGAATTAGGTGAAAAGTGCTATTTCACCattcattatattacattacatgctATGTTCACTGGGTCATTATGTGAAAATCCCACAATATTGTTTTCCTTCTTCATGATTTTGTCTGTCTGGGGTATTGGGCATTCCCGCTTTTTTTTGTCTGGGGTATTGGGTGTTCCCGCTTTTTTTTGTCTGGGGTATTGGGTGTTCCCGCTTTTTTGTGAGACAACTTAAGACTGAAGAGATAATGGTCTTGGAATTAGGCGAAAAAGTGCTATTTCACCGTTCATTATATTATGTTTCATGCTATGTTCACTGGGTCATTATGGATAAAATCCACAGTAATATTtgttcttcttcaggattttgaGAGGTGTGGGGTACTGGGTATTAGGTCTGATAGTCATTTTTGTGAGACGATTAGGCCAAAAGTGaaagcaataacgttttaattcatgtcatctcattttattttcattatatccCACTCAGAATTAAACtttgtccctcgcattgtgttctccccctTTATTTAGAGCGTTTGCACAGCGCTTTACTATCTTTAGGCGGCCGCATTTATGTTCAACCTTTAGCAGCCTTCAGCATTTAATGTGGAACGGAAATCTGCTTAAGACcttggcgaataagaagctaacttcagcgtCGTAGCAAACGCCATAAAATGCAAGAGAGCACTGCCGGGGCGTGCAGTCTGAGCTTGGCTGGGGTTGGGGGCTTTAAAGTTTCTTCATGCACTTTGCCCCCTAGTTAATCTAGATAAACACTGCATACAGAACAGCTGAGCCCATCAAAACAAATCCCAGCGCAAAATAACCCAGACTCTTTAGCTGCTTCTCTCTCAGCTCCCGTTCCTTTTgttcctttctctccctctgctcCCGCTCTATCCTCTCTTTCAGCTCCTGTTTCATCTTGTCCCTCATTTTTTGCTCCACCCTTTCCTGCAGCTCCTTATCCACCCTTTCCCTCTCTGCAGGATCCTGTGAGGTTAGCCCCGGTCCCTGCACAAGCTCCCTCAGCTCCCGCTCTATTGACTCCTTTAGCTCCCGCTCCATCCACTCACTCAGCTCCTCCTCCAACTTCTCCCTCTCCTCTCGGTCTAACCTCTCCCTCATCTCCAGCGCCAACCTCTCCGACAGAATCCTCTCAAACCTCTCTATTCTCTCCTGCCGGATCCTCTGCTGCTGGATCTTATCTCTAATTTCCTGCTCCCGCATAATGCCTGTCCATGTGTCCTGCTCCCGCTGGAGCCTCGCCCTCATTTCACGCTCCTGCTGCTCCATCTTCTGCCTCAGCACTCTGAATACCTTCACGTGAAGTACTGCGCCCTTTTATACACTACTGCGCGTATGACGTCACACGCCTCCCAGTGACGTCACGGAACGAGACGGCGCGCGACGTCAAAGCAGTGTTCTGTGTTTGTGGACGCTGCTTCTAAACAGAGCATTCGCCTGCTATCTATCTCTATCAATATCTTATTAGGTTAGGgtagatatgcagatataccTGCTAGTCTAGCTAAGTCATACccgtcaagtctcccgttttggccaaGAAACTACTTATCTTTCccaccgtcctcccgtattagtatatTCCCGTAAATTGCCCATATAATATAAACCATTTAAAACAAAAGTTATTATTAAGAAAACAGATTCTAATCATCTAACTgtgttcacaggtggttattatagatttcttgtaaacctgtcttaaaatgtaagggatactgaaccttttTGGGGTAGTGGGATGGCTTGAATTGGgcggcggaaaatttcccttattgtTAAATCCAAAACTATGAGCTAAATTAATAAAACtctatattttaatttcagaaagCTTTAAACACTAACGTTgggtaaattattaataaatacagcgtaaatgtgtacaatattaatCTAGCTAAGTTAATAAAACTCATCTCTGTAAATTGCACTAACTAATACTAACTAATTTCACACTAACACTggataaatgattaataaatacAGGTTACCTGTGTACAGTATCAATCTAGCTAAGTTAATAAAACTCATATCTGTtcaaacaagtgtgtatgatacagcgaAAAAgtggcagcaaacacacacacaccccttatatttacaatacagtgccaattctactaaatattaaatattatatattttaaaaatcaatagaatttaaaccaAATAACACAAAACACTAAAAGCAGCTGCTGTAGTGTCTGAGCTCTGTGGAGCTGCAGAGTCCAGGTTCTCCTCAGTGTTTCTCTGTTAGGACAGATACTGGCTCTCTGCTCCTCTCAGTTCTCCATCACTGAATATGATCTCCCTACAGGACAGGTGAGCTCACAGTGTGGGCAAGTGTAGCAGAGATTCACTGCTTATGATATTGATTGCTGTAGGTGTAGAAGCTGTGTTAAGTGTGTTGGCAGGGGTGATGTGTTTGAGATTGTAAATGTAGTGGTGGAGGGGGTggagcgttgtgtgtgtgctcttactgtgagactgcacGGGAAGGGGGGGAGGGTAGTTCacgctgacagtcacgctgtctactgctctctggtccaatgaaggtaatttaaaaaccaggacatttcctcactttttgaaaaaaaaaaaaaaaaacaggaagccTGGGACAGGACGCGAAGTCccaggaaatacggacgtttCGTCACCCTACATATTGTCAAACTAAAATTTGGGTTAAGCAATGCTAGCAAAAGAACATATACTTGTTACAAATTTAACAAACAAGTATTGGTAACAAATCAGTTAAAATCAGTTCTTGGGGCCTCGGCCCTGTGAGGGAGGGAGGTTTTGTCTTTAAATGATTGTCTGTAAAATATTCTTTGAACTCTTTTCTTGATTTTGGAAGATGTTCCCAGGGATCCCTGCTtcaataaattgttattttgctgatgatcaagtatcctgtctctctatactttatctctacttcgggcttccatcaaaataATCCAGGGGGAACGCACTGGAAACGGCGCAGTAAGGGGTAGTGCAATTTTCCCAACAATTTCTATACATAATTTACAATACAGGTGAATAcatattcatatacatatattataattttgtccttttttgagTCAGCTGatcatgtatttttgtttttttttctgagcgcCTGTCCGCTGAAGGCacgtgctgtgtgtgtttgtgtgtgtgtgtcagcagtgAGTGTGCAGTTAAAGCAGGCGAATGCTCTGTTTAGAAGCAGCGTCCACAAACACAGAACACTGTGTTGGCGTCACACGGCTCATTCCGTGACGTCAATGACGTCATATGCGCAGTGGTTTGGAAAAGGGCGCAGTACTTCTCGTAAAGGTATTCAGAGTGCTGACGCAGAAGATGGAGCAGCAGCCGTTTTCGATAGAGCAGGAGATCAGGGGAAGGATCGAGCAGGAACTGAGGGAGAGGTCCCAGCTGGAGCAGGAGATGAGGGGAATCATCGTGAGGGAGCGGGAGATGATGGAGAGGTTTGAGCTGGAAAGGATCGACGGGGAGGTGATGAAGAGGATCGAGGGGGAGATGAGGCAGCCCCGTCGCGATGGGGCAGGCAAACCaggcaattgcttggggcccgcAACAACAGGTTAAGAATTAAATGCagcgacaaactgtgtgagccccCCTTTACATTCTCAAAGTCAATGAGCAATGACACTGTtctcagaatccccctcaagggggcccCTCCCACCAGCTGCTGAAGGCAGGCAGACACTGTCCTGGCAGACAGCCAAGTTTTAGACGCCGGCAAATATGAAACTTAACCATGAAGCGAATTTATCCATCAGGAAgccaaaagagaaaacaaaagaaggaagaggaacacaaaaaaaaaacacaagacagtggTAAGTGATGATTTACATCGGATAAATTAGGCCTAGCtgtacaaatggtgtaatttagcagcaggtaggctaaaaacaatatatacgtcccgggtaatgtttatgttagctagctagctacgtgCCTGGCAGTCAAAGCTAGGAATAAGTTAGCTAACCAATTAGGTTAGATACAGGCTCGAACAGGCTGATAATATAGCTccataatgtaatatattatattaacaggAAAACACAGGTCTGTTCCAGATTCACTGCTTATTGTATTTCAGCCTACCGTTCTTATCTTCAGTTGAGATTAAGGTGGCGTAGCTTCTCTGAGGTGCTAGCTAGCTATTCTAATCTATGTACCAAATGGTGAGTACGTGTCTAGTAGTATCCATGCATGCACTATGCCAGCTGTTCACTTTATGTCTTTAAAGCATCAGGTGCGTCTGTCTAATTCTCAGACAACAGCATACTTAAATCTGCTATGTTCAGCTACAAGTAGTAAATTTGTAAAGTAGTTAGTTTGAGGTGTTTACCATTGGTAGCTATATCAATGCAGCTGGGATCCatctaaatatcaaaatcagaaaaaaatattgtaatgctaTCTCTAACCatatcttttctttctacctcaaGGTGCTTTGCTTAAATTTTTAAGCCCTCTTCCTAAAGATGCCTCTGATGAAGGTAGAGTGAATTTCTCTCACTAAGCTGTTATTACTGACCTCTTACAATTTGTTAATATTGTTATAAAATGGTCATGCATATTTTTGCTGgacatttcagatttttaaataCGGCCCCTCCTCATGTCTATGTGATGCACGCTGTACCTGAAAAGTgtgttatattaataaaaacgTTCTTTTCCCAGCTGTACCATCAACAGCATCTCTCATTGATGAGAAAGACAATGAGGAAGAAGAAGACATGGAAGAAACTACATCCACTGGTGCCATGGCCTCAACATCAACATACATTGAGTCTGCACTACATCTCAGCACTGGTGTTACCTCAGCACAAGGTACCACAAGCACTGTCAATTATAGCTGATATCCTGCACAGTTTCCCATAGTCTTAACTCATAGTGTGCACTATAACATTGTTAGAAAAGGACCAGTGCAAATCACAGATATTGAATTCCCCCAAAACTGTGAAAATCAGTCAGTCTTGCCCATGGAAATGTCAGATTTCTGAATATGGGGCCTGTACTTTTGTCTAGGCATCAGACACTCAGTGATGCACTCTGTACATGAAAAGTGTGTTATGtcaataatgtttttcttattttcctGGCTGTATCATCAACAGCAACTCTCATTGATGAGGAAGACAACATGGGAGAAGAAGATATGGGAGGAACTACATCCAGTGGTACCATGGATTCAACATCAACACAAATTGCATCTCCACCACATCTCAGCACTGGTGATACCTCTACAGCACAAGGTACCACAGGCACTTTCATTATAGATGATGACCCTGCGCAGTGGCCAAAAGTCCTAACTGATAGTGAGCGCTGTGAAATTGTTAGGAAAGGACCAGTGCAAATCACAGATATAGAATTCCCCCAAAATTCTGAAAATCCACCTCGGAAATTCACAAAAGAGAATTACAGAAGAACCATGAAAAATGGTGAGAAAATTCTTCGATCATGGCTGGTATATTCCATGAGCACAGACTCAGTGTTCTGTTTCCCTTGCACTGTTTTTGGGAAGTGTGACAATGCCCTAAGCAACTGTGGGTTCCATAAATGGAAGAACCTAACTTATCACTTAAAAGAACACGAATATTCAAAGGGGCACTGTGACAATATGAGAAACTGGCATGAGCTGCAGAGGAGACTGCAAAACAAGACAACTATAGATCAAAGACAGCAAACCTTGATGCAGATTGAGATTGAGCATTGGAAAGCTGTCATAAGGAGAGTGATTGCCATAATTTGTCACTTAGCAGAACGCAACCAGGCTTTAAGAGGGACCACAAGTGTGTTGTATGACCCTCACAATGGGAATTTTCTGGCACAAGTTGAACTGATGGCAAAGTTCGATCCagttatgaatgaacacataagaaGGAGACAAAATCAAGAGGCAAAAGTGCATTACTTGAGTGGAACCATTCAAAATGAAATAATTGCACTAATTGGAAACAAAGTACTTGAAGAAATTGTGAGAAGAGCACAAAGAGATTACTCACAAAGATTACACAAAGAGATTACTCTGTTATTATGGATTGCACGCCTGATATCAGCCACAAAGAACAGCTTTCCGTTGTTTTGAGACTTGTCAATTGCGATCCATCTGTGTCAATTgcagaacatttttttggatttaTAGATGTTGAAGACACATCTGGTAAGGGCCTGACTGAAGTCCTGCTTGACCATCTGCAGAAACACAACCTGAGCATTTCTGACTGCCGTGGTCAATCTTATGACAATGGCAGCAATATGATGGGCCAAAAACAGGGTGTTCGGGCAAGAATTTTGCAATTGAATAACAAAGCATTGTGCATCCCATGCAGCAGTCATAAACTTAATCTGGTTGTGGCAGATGCTGCCAAGTCCTCAGTGCTGTCCACCTCCTTCTTTGGTGTGTTGCAAAGACTGTACAACTTGTTCAGTTCTTCTGTACAACGCTGGGCAGTTCTAAGGAAACATGTAAAGCAGCTCACTTTAAAACCTTTGTCAGCAACAAGATGGGAAGCTCGAATTGACTCTGTGAAGGTGGTGCGATACCAGTTACCAGAGATCCTGGAAGCATTGTCTGCTCTCCAGACATTTGGTATTGAGAAGGGGGACTCAGAGACCATGTCCTCTGCCAAAAGCTTACATGATGAATTGAAGACATGGTCTTTTCTGCTTTGCACAATAATCTGGTACAATGTTTTGTACCAGGTCAATCATGTCAGCAAGCTGCTACAAAGTCCAAATGTGTCCATGGGAACACTTAGAGCAGAAACAGAAGGAGTAAGAGAGTACCTTGAAGACTTCAGGGAAAACAGGCTTGCTTCCTGCCAAACCGATGCAAAAGATATTGCAGAAAATCTGGATATGGAAATGAACCTTCCTGAAAAAAGGCAGCGTAAAAAGAAAAGACAGTTTCAATATGAAGGCACAGAGGAAACTCAGTCCACTCCAGATGAGACTTTCAGAAGAGACTTCTTTCTGCCCTTAGTTGATACAGCCCTCAGAAGCCTGGGTGACAGGTTATCAAGGTTGAAAGGTGAGAGGAGCTTTTCAGCTTTGAAGCTGATAAAAACATACATGAGGTCCACCATGGGTCAAGAGAGACTCACAGGATTGGCACTTATGTCAATTGAGCGCGAAGTTTGTCGATCTTTGGACATGGAGGACATTGTGGTTGCCTTTGCTGAAGCAAAGATTCACAAACAGAAGTTCTAGATATTTTGCACACAATGGCCTTAAaggttattcttttatttatgttgGATTTTAAAAAAGACTATGCAACTTGCACTATAGGTTGTTTGTGAAGAATGTGTTCTTTTTTGCATATGGGAGTGTTTTGTTTCAGCTGTTCAAATTTACCTTGTGTGTATTTATACTTACTATGCaatttgcactttattttttataattgttgttaTGGGATACTATTGCTGTGTTTTTTACATAAAGTGTGTTGGACCTAAACTGTGTGTATATGCTGTGGTTCTTGAAGGTGGACCGCGgccagatatgttttttttttttggccggaGTGGGGTTTGGGCATGAGATTTCTGGTGTGGAGGTTGGGGGGGCCCCGGTTGGTGtctttgcttggggcccccaaataccTTGAAACGGCCCTGAGATGAGGGAAAGGTTGGAGCTGGAGATGAGGGAGAAGTTGGAGGAGGAGCTGAGTGAGTGGATGAAGGTGGAACTAAAGAAGACAATAGAGCAGGAGCTTGTGCAGGGATCGGGGCTAACCCCACAGCAG
Protein-coding sequences here:
- the LOC125785968 gene encoding protein enabled homolog encodes the protein MEQQEREMRARLQREQDTWTGIMREQEIRDKIQQQRIRQERIERFERILSERLALEMRERLDREEREKLEEELSEWMERELKESIERELRELVQGPGLTSQDPAERERVDKELQERVEQKMRDKMKQELKERIEREQRERKEQKERELREKQLKSLGYFALGFVLMGSAVLYAVFI